One stretch of Lysobacter sp. KIS68-7 DNA includes these proteins:
- the glyS gene encoding glycine--tRNA ligase subunit beta, with translation MSMEPLLIELGTEELPVKALPGLAQALFDNVIDGLARRGIAFERGEAKPLYSPRRLAVLLPGVAAEQDEQRSEVLGPYLNVALDADGQPTRALQGFAQKAGVEWSALERTSDAKGERFVHRAVKPGANTASLLPEILREAIAAMPIPKPMRWGAREDAFARPVHWLVLLLGDHVVEAEVLGTRAGRNSRGHRFMHDKPVWINAPRDYVDALRGAKVLVDADERRSAVVREVEQAATKAGGVARIAEDNLEQVNCLVEWPSAVSCDFEEEFLAVPQEALVATMEDNQKFFPVLDGEGRLTRHFVGVANIVSKDVAEVRKGYERVIRPRFADAKFFFVEDMKQGLASMREGLRGVTYQAKLGTLADKVSRVASLAEAIAGEVGVDPALARRAAELSKADLQSRLVNEFPELQGIAGRYYAAVEGEPVDVANAIDEAYMPRFAGDAVAPSKLGQVLAIAERLDTLAGGFAAGLKPTGNKDAFALRRNALGLARTIIERGLDLDLPRTLERARENLGAIGAQVQANELYDFIVDRLRAYYADVPPQQFEAVAALRPASLLDFDRRLKAIGTFATLPEAEALAAANKRIRNILRKAEGEVPGRVDAARFTEAAERDLGDAVDAAIVDSDASLASRDYVAVLGRLARLRPQVDAFFDQVMVNVEDPAVRGNRLALLQRLADRLGSVAAIEHLST, from the coding sequence ATGAGCATGGAACCGCTGCTGATCGAACTCGGCACCGAGGAACTGCCGGTCAAGGCGCTGCCGGGCCTGGCGCAGGCCTTGTTCGACAACGTCATCGACGGCCTCGCCCGCCGCGGCATCGCCTTCGAACGCGGTGAAGCCAAGCCGTTGTATTCGCCGCGCCGCCTCGCGGTGTTGCTGCCTGGCGTCGCCGCCGAGCAGGACGAGCAGCGCAGCGAAGTGCTCGGCCCGTACCTCAACGTCGCGCTCGATGCCGATGGGCAGCCCACGCGTGCGCTGCAGGGTTTCGCGCAAAAGGCCGGCGTGGAATGGAGCGCGCTCGAGCGCACGAGCGACGCGAAGGGCGAGCGCTTCGTCCACCGCGCGGTGAAGCCGGGCGCGAACACCGCCTCGCTGCTGCCGGAGATCCTGCGCGAAGCGATCGCCGCGATGCCGATCCCCAAGCCCATGCGTTGGGGCGCGCGCGAGGATGCGTTCGCACGCCCGGTGCACTGGCTCGTGCTGCTGCTCGGCGACCACGTGGTCGAAGCCGAGGTGCTGGGCACGCGCGCCGGTCGCAATTCGCGCGGCCATCGCTTCATGCACGACAAGCCAGTGTGGATCAACGCGCCGCGCGATTACGTCGACGCGCTGCGCGGCGCGAAGGTGCTGGTGGATGCGGACGAACGCCGCAGCGCCGTGGTGCGCGAAGTCGAACAGGCCGCAACGAAGGCCGGTGGCGTGGCGCGCATCGCCGAAGACAACCTCGAGCAGGTGAACTGCCTGGTCGAGTGGCCGAGCGCGGTGTCCTGCGACTTCGAGGAGGAATTCCTCGCGGTGCCGCAGGAAGCGCTGGTCGCGACGATGGAAGACAACCAGAAGTTCTTCCCGGTGCTCGATGGCGAAGGACGCCTGACGCGCCATTTCGTCGGCGTGGCCAACATCGTCTCCAAGGATGTCGCCGAAGTCCGCAAGGGCTACGAGCGCGTGATCCGCCCGCGCTTCGCCGACGCGAAGTTCTTCTTCGTGGAAGACATGAAGCAAGGCCTGGCTTCGATGCGCGAAGGCCTGCGCGGCGTGACCTACCAGGCGAAGCTGGGCACGCTCGCCGACAAGGTGTCGCGCGTGGCGTCGCTGGCCGAAGCGATCGCGGGCGAGGTGGGCGTGGACCCCGCGCTCGCGCGCCGCGCCGCCGAATTGTCGAAGGCCGACCTGCAATCGCGCCTGGTCAACGAATTCCCCGAACTGCAGGGCATCGCCGGGCGTTACTACGCCGCAGTCGAAGGCGAACCGGTCGACGTCGCCAATGCGATCGACGAGGCCTACATGCCCCGCTTCGCGGGCGACGCCGTCGCACCGTCGAAGCTTGGCCAGGTGCTCGCCATCGCCGAACGCCTCGACACGCTGGCCGGCGGTTTCGCCGCAGGCTTGAAGCCGACCGGCAACAAGGACGCCTTCGCACTGCGCCGCAACGCCTTGGGCCTGGCGCGCACGATCATCGAACGCGGCCTCGACCTCGACCTGCCGCGCACGCTCGAGCGCGCACGCGAGAACCTCGGCGCCATCGGTGCGCAGGTGCAGGCCAACGAGTTGTACGACTTCATCGTCGATCGCCTGCGTGCCTATTACGCCGACGTTCCGCCGCAGCAGTTCGAAGCCGTCGCCGCGCTGCGCCCCGCATCGCTGCTCGATTTCGATCGCCGCCTGAAGGCGATCGGCACCTTCGCGACCTTGCCGGAAGCCGAAGCCCTCGCCGCCGCCAACAAGCGCATTCGCAACATCCTGCGCAAAGCGGAGGGTGAAGTGCCGGGCCGCGTGGATGCGGCGCGCTTCACCGAAGCGGCCGAGCGCGACCTTGGCGATGCGGTGGACGCGGCCATCGTCGACTCCGATGCGTCGCTGGCGTCGCGCGATTACGTCGCGGTGCTCGGTCGCCTCGCACGCCTGCGCCCGCAGGTGGACGCGTTCTTCGACCAGGTGATGGTGAACGTCGAGGACCCCGCGGTGCGCGGCAATCGCCTCGCGCTGCTGCAGCGCCTGGCCGATCGGCTGGGCAGTGTCGCCGCCATCGAGCATCTCTCTACATAA